The Henckelia pumila isolate YLH828 chromosome 2, ASM3356847v2, whole genome shotgun sequence genome includes a window with the following:
- the LOC140877974 gene encoding uncharacterized protein, whose amino-acid sequence MLHTRIEPATLENFFSRHLRPYQLAYAPVGDYLVFMVTLRDAVDLNPGLYFVLFRIDPPFHEKRGRLPHPPSLISGFRETVTACGLIDLGMKGHMFTWEKSQGTFNFVEERLDRAMATSSWLNLFNNAVVHNIEVVSSDHCALFLKSKSFTIDRTRKFRFKNFWLLEPDCREVIQNSWDKGMGMDIQHHIATSGKDLFSWGEEVILKFKSRINHCRDQIKHLKQRWFLGVDQCIIDFRYKLNSLLAQEELFWKQRSKLFWLQADDANTKLFHSYASSRRRKNIISQLTDHQGISHSWGSGLSELIFSYFDDFFSSRGCVDQQFFQLLSHRITEEQSQLLVQPFVESEILDALRSMHPDKSPGLDGMNPGFFQKFWDITGGYVSTSCLNYLNNCFFPDHLNDTALILILKKHKPDKINDLRPISLCNVVYKIISKVLANRFKMVLNSIISEPQSAFTSGRYITDNVIIAFEIGHYLKRKTQGMRGAATLKLDMSKAFDRVEWQFLRLLLNLLGFPCKFVDLVMLCVSYVRYMVIHNNHEIGLIIPHRGLRQGDPLSPYLFLICTEGLSSLLQTEVHKGNLHGVKADLDECRIIKDCLRKYETTSDLERMMNSFWWGKHGNSNGGIRWKIWTTLSKRKTEGGLGFKKLHEHNLALLSKLGWKLLTDPTSLASWVLKARYYPVGDFLNVKIGANPSYIWRSIMQSQHIVRQGVRWRIGTGYNVKIWGDPWLPDSDNPFVITDCLSDISHVKVSALINPSNGCWDADLIKALFVERDQHLILSISLSHHPTKDKWIWMYEKNGVFSVKSGYKAQLHSRDSSPFVEITNWNLLWKLRIPAKCGVSHPWGVSIAAVSIIDWWNSIAINQEPKDIEITALVMWSIWQNRNNVIWNGQCSPAICIYFSALDLHSQWHNAHIFPSVNTPITERFWHKPPRNILKCNVDAAILPNPPHVGVDSILRDHHGIVIASSQGRIHGLQDPATAEALAIREALSWLKNFNFFSIIVESDSLVVIDALNHSVADRSPFGLLIEDCKLLAQGVASCTFVFTRRSANQAAHALAKATGSMPDLVGRIDLHPTVLLNVIAPDLSS is encoded by the exons ATGCTTCACACGagaatcgaacccgcaacgctggagaATTTCTTCtcacgtcacctcaggccttaccaactcgcctatgcccctgtGGGCGATTATCTTGTTTTTATGGTTACCCTGAGAGATGCCGTCGATCTCAATCCTGGGCTCTACTTCGTACTCTTTCGCATCGATCCTCCCTTCCATG AGAAAAGAGGTCGGCTTCCCCACCCACCCTCTCTCATTTCTGGATTTAGAGAGACAGTGACTGCTTGTGGATTAATTGATCTAGGGATGAAAGGTCACATGTTTACATGGGAGAAGAGTCAAGGCACATTCAATTTTGTTGAAGAGCGCCTTGATCGTGCAATGGCCACCTCCAGTTGGCTCAATCTTTTCAACAATGCAGTTGTTCATAATATTGAAGTGGTTAGTTCTGACCATTGCGCTCTGTTtctcaaatcaaaatctttTACAATTGATCGGACGCGTAAATTCAGATTCAAGAATTTTTGGCTTTTGGAGCCTGACTGTCGTGAAGTGATTCAGAACAGCTGGGATAAGGGGATGGGAATGGATATTCAGCATCATATTGCTACTTCTGGTAAAGACCTTTTTAGTTGGGGCGAAGAGGTAATACTTAAATTCAAATCAAGAATTAATCATTGTCGTGATCAGATTAAGCATTTGAAACAACGGTGGTTTTTGGGTGTCGACCAATGTATTATCGATTTCAGATACAAATTGAACTCTTTATTAGCCCAAGAAGAGTTATTCTGGAAACAACGATCTAAGCTCTTTTGGCTTCAGGCTGACGATGCGAATACCAAGCTTTTTCATTCTTATGCATCGTCTAGGAGACGGAAGAATATCATCTCGCAACTTACTGATCATCAGGGCATTTCTCATTCATGGGGCAGTGGACTTTCTGAgcttatctttagttattttgatgattttttttcctCTCGAGGTTGTGTTGATCAACAATTTTTTCAGTTATTATCTCACCGCATTACTGAGGAACAATCTCAGCTCTTGGTCCAGCCTTTTGTGGAGTCGGAAATCCTTGATGCTCTCCGATCAATGCATCCAGACAAATCACCTGGTCTTGATGGTATGAATCCGGGGTTTTTCCAGAAATTTTGGGATATTACTGGTGGTTATGTCAGTACTTCTTGTCTGAATTACTTGAATAATTGTTTCTTTCCGGATCATCTGAATGACACTGCTCTTATTTTGATTCTAAAGAAACATAAGCCTGATAAAATCAATGATTTGAGGCCCATCTCTCTTTGTAACGTggtttataaaattatttctaaAGTCCTAGCTAATCGATTTAAAATGGTGCTTAACTCGATTATCTCAGAGCCTCAGAGTGCTTTTACTTCTGGGAGATACATTACTGATAATGTTATTATTGCCTTTGAGATTGGCCATTACTTAAAGCGCAAAACTCAAGGTATGCGAGGAGCAGCGACTCTTAAACTTGATATGTCAAAAGCCTTTGACAGAGTGGAGTGGCAATTTTTAAGATTATTGCTGAATCTTTTGGGCTTTCCTTGTAAATTTGTTGATTTGGTGATGCTTTGTGTGTCTTATGTTCGATATATGGTGATTCACAATAATCATGAAATTGGCCTTATTATTCCTCATCGGGGATTACGCCAAGGGGATCCTCTATCTCCCTACTTGTTTCTTATTTGCACTGAAGGGTTGTCTTCTTTGTTACAAACAGAAGTTCATAAAGGCAACTTGCATGGTGTTAAA GCAGATTTGGATGAATGCAGAATTATTAAAGATTGCCTTAGGAAGTATGAAACAACTTCAG ATTTGGAGAGAATGATGAACTCTTTTTGGTGGGGTAAACATGGTAATTCCAATGGAGGTATTAGGTGGAAAATTTGGACTACTCTGAGTAAGAGAAAGACTGAGGGTGGATTGGGTTTCAAGAAGCTACATGAGCATAACTTGGCCTTATTATCTAAACTGGGATGGAAACTCTTGACTGACCCTACTTCTTTAGCATCCTGGGTTTTAAAGGCTCGTTACTACCCTGTTGGTGATTTTTTGAATGTTAAGATTGGAGCTAATCCAAGTTACATTTGGAGAAGTATTATGCAATCTCAACACATTGTTCGTCAAGGAGTGAGATGGCGTATTGGGACAGGCTATAATGTCAAGATTTGGGGAGATCCTTGGCTTCCGGATTCTGATAATCCTTTTGTTATTACTGACTGCCTCTCTGATATATCTCATGTCAAAGTTAGTGCCTTAATTAATCCTTCTAATGGTTGCTGGGATGCAGATCTTATCAAGGCTTTATTTGTAGAAAGGGATCAGCACCTCATACTTTCAATCTCATTGAGTCATCACCCTACTAAAGATAAATGGATTTGGATGTATGAAAAGAATGGTGTTTTCTCGGTCAAGAGCGGGTATAAGGCTCAACTTCATTCTCGGGATTCATCACCCTTCGTCGAAATTACCAACTGGAATCTTCTTTGGAAGCTGCGTATACCTGCTAAA TGTGGAGTATCACATCCTTGGGGAGTTTCCATAGCAGCTGTGTCAATTATTGATTGGTGGAACTCTATTGCCATCAATCAGGAGCCAAAAGATATTGAGATTACAGCATTAGTCATGTGGAGCATCTGGCAGAATAGAAATAATGTGATTTGGAATGGGCAATGTTCTCCTGCAATTTGTATATATTTCTCGGCTTTGGATCTTCATTCCCAATGGCATAATGCTCATATCTTTCCGTCAGTTAATACTCCAATCACAGAGCGCTTTTGGCATAAACCTCCAAGGAACATTCTCAAATGTAATGTTGATGCAGCTATTCTTCCAAATCCTCCTCATGTTGGCGTCGACAGTATACTCAGAGACCATCATGGTATTGTTATTGCATCATCCCAAGGAAGAATTCACGGTTTGCAAGACCCAGCAACAGCCGAAGCTCTTGCCATACGAGAGGCTCTTAGTTGgttgaagaattttaatttcttcTCTATCATTGTGGAATCTGATTCTCTGGTCGTTATCGACGCTCTCAACCACTCTGTTGCGGATCGTTCTCCTTTTGGTCTTCTCATTGAAGATTGTAAACTTCTTGCTCAAGGAGTTGCATCTTGTACTTTTGTTTTTACCCGTAGATCAGCGAATCAAGCCGCTCACGCTTTGGCTAAAGCGACTGGTTCTATGCCTGATCTTGTAGGAAGGATTGATCTTCATCCTACTGTTCTTTTGAATGTAATTGCCCCAGACTTGTCTTCTTAA
- the LOC140879738 gene encoding inositol-phosphate phosphatase-like isoform X2 yields the protein MPHKYSMEDFLAKAVDAAKIAGEVIKHGFYQTKHVEHKGEVDLVTETDKKCEELIFYHLKQQFPEHKFVGEETTAACGATELTEEPTWIVDPLDGTTNFVHGFPFVCVSIGLTIGRIPTVGVVYNPIMDELFTAIRGKGAFLNGKAIKVSSQNELVKALLATEVGTKRDKATVDETTNRINNLLFKVRSLRMCGSCALNLCGIACGRLDLFYEHGFGGPWDVAAGAVIVTEAGGLVFDPSGKDFDITSQRVAASNPLLKDALIEALIQSE from the exons ATGCCACACAAAT attCAATGGAGGATTTCTTGGCCAAGGCAGTGGATGCAGCTAAGATTGCTGGAGAG GTTATTAAGCATGGGTTCTATCAGACTAAGCACGTTGAACACAAGGGCGAG GTTGATTTGGTCACAGAGACTGATAAGAAATGTGAAGAACTGATTTTTTATCATCTCAAGCAACAATTCCCTGAACATAAG TTTGTTGGGGAAGAAACCACAGCTGCTTGTGGTGCTACAGAATTGACGGAAGAACCCACTTGGATTGTTGATCCTTTGGATGGAACAACTAATTTTGTTCATGG GTTTCCATTTGTATGTGTTTCCATTGGATTAACAATTGGACGGATTCCAACGGTCGGGGTTGTCTACAATCCAATAATGGATGAG CTTTTTACGGCCATCCGTGGTAAAGGTGCTTTCCTCAACGGGAAAGCCATAAAAG TATCTTCTCAAAACGAGCTTGTGAAGGCACTACTTGCAACAGAG GTGGGAACGAAGCGTGACAAGGCTACTGTGGATGAGACAACAAATAGGATCAATAACTTACTCTTCAAG GTTAGGTCCCTTCGGATGTGTGGATCTTGTGCATTAAATCTCTGTGGGATTGCATGTGGAAGGCTTGATCTGTTCTATGAACATGGTTTTGGAGGTCCTTG GGATGTAGCGGCTGGCGCTGTTATAGTAACTGAAGCTGGAGGACTTGTGTTCGACCC TTCTGGTAAAGATTTTGACATCACGTCTCAACGAGTAGCAGCCTCAAATCCTCTGCTGAAGGATGCATTAATTGAGGCATTGATACAATCAGAATGA
- the LOC140879738 gene encoding inositol-phosphate phosphatase-like isoform X1, which translates to MPHKYFLFSDSMEDFLAKAVDAAKIAGEVIKHGFYQTKHVEHKGEVDLVTETDKKCEELIFYHLKQQFPEHKFVGEETTAACGATELTEEPTWIVDPLDGTTNFVHGFPFVCVSIGLTIGRIPTVGVVYNPIMDELFTAIRGKGAFLNGKAIKVSSQNELVKALLATEVGTKRDKATVDETTNRINNLLFKVRSLRMCGSCALNLCGIACGRLDLFYEHGFGGPWDVAAGAVIVTEAGGLVFDPSGKDFDITSQRVAASNPLLKDALIEALIQSE; encoded by the exons ATGCCACACAAAT attttttattttcagattCAATGGAGGATTTCTTGGCCAAGGCAGTGGATGCAGCTAAGATTGCTGGAGAG GTTATTAAGCATGGGTTCTATCAGACTAAGCACGTTGAACACAAGGGCGAG GTTGATTTGGTCACAGAGACTGATAAGAAATGTGAAGAACTGATTTTTTATCATCTCAAGCAACAATTCCCTGAACATAAG TTTGTTGGGGAAGAAACCACAGCTGCTTGTGGTGCTACAGAATTGACGGAAGAACCCACTTGGATTGTTGATCCTTTGGATGGAACAACTAATTTTGTTCATGG GTTTCCATTTGTATGTGTTTCCATTGGATTAACAATTGGACGGATTCCAACGGTCGGGGTTGTCTACAATCCAATAATGGATGAG CTTTTTACGGCCATCCGTGGTAAAGGTGCTTTCCTCAACGGGAAAGCCATAAAAG TATCTTCTCAAAACGAGCTTGTGAAGGCACTACTTGCAACAGAG GTGGGAACGAAGCGTGACAAGGCTACTGTGGATGAGACAACAAATAGGATCAATAACTTACTCTTCAAG GTTAGGTCCCTTCGGATGTGTGGATCTTGTGCATTAAATCTCTGTGGGATTGCATGTGGAAGGCTTGATCTGTTCTATGAACATGGTTTTGGAGGTCCTTG GGATGTAGCGGCTGGCGCTGTTATAGTAACTGAAGCTGGAGGACTTGTGTTCGACCC TTCTGGTAAAGATTTTGACATCACGTCTCAACGAGTAGCAGCCTCAAATCCTCTGCTGAAGGATGCATTAATTGAGGCATTGATACAATCAGAATGA
- the LOC140879737 gene encoding cytochrome b561 and DOMON domain-containing protein At4g17280-like, whose amino-acid sequence MLKLVLIFIVLLSMHVLSYAQSCATYNFASNQVFSSCNDLPYLNSFLHWDYDQSANTVKIAYRHMGVTSSNWVAWAINPISRGMVGAQALVAFQKSDGTMRTYTAPINSYQIQLQEGDLSFPVSDLSATYSGNEIVIFATLKLDNLSSTVNQVWQEGLLSNDSPVSHSTSGPNVQSMGTLDLISGDAGTRTGVITSKTRRRNIHGVLNAISWGIMIPFGAMLARYLKVFPTADPAWFYLHSMCQTSGYIIGVVGWATGLQLGRQSQGIQFTSHRIIGIILFSIATLQVLALLLRPKKNHKYRSYWNIYHHLLGYSITVLGIINIFKGFNILRPDEKWKTTYIGILVGLAFVAATMEVYTWYVVLKRKKSSNPRKMHNEINGTNGYHGYGTRAQDRV is encoded by the exons ATGTTGAAACTTGTATTGATATTTATTGTTCTGCTTTCTATGCATGTGTTATCCTATGCCCAATCATGCGCAACCTACAACTTTGCTAGTAACCAAGTTTTCAGTTCCTGCAATGATCTCCCATATTTGAACTCTTTTCTACACTGGGATTATGACCAATCTGCTAATACAGTTAAAATCGCCTATAGACACATGGGGGTTACATCCTCAAACTGGGTGGCATGGGCCATTAATCCGATTTCTCGAGGCATGGTAGGAGCTCAAGCACTTGTGGCTTTTCAGAAATCTGATGGAACAATGAGAACTTACACCGCACCTATCAATAGTTATCAGATTCAGTTACAGGAAGGAGATTTGAGTTTTCCAGTCTCAGATTTATCGGCAACTTATTCAGGAAACGAAATTGTGATATTTGCTACGCTGAAGCTTGATAATCTTAGCTCTACTGTCAACCAGGTGTGGCAAGAAGGTTTGCTTTCAAACGATTCTCCAGTCTCCCATTCTACTTCTGGACCTAATGTCCAATCCATGGGAACTTTAGACCTTATTTCAGGAGACGCAGGCACAAGAACAGGGGTCATTACTTCGAAAACAAGGAGAAGAAAT ATTCATGGTGTATTGAATGCAATAAGCTGGGGGATCATGATTCCCTTCGGTGCCATGTTAGCAAGGTACCTAAAGGTGTTTCCTACAGCAGATCCAGCATGGTTTTACCTTCACTCAATGTGCCAAACCTCAGGCTATATTATCGGAGTTGTAGGCTGGGCTACAGGTCTCCAACTCGGGAGGCAGTCTCAGGGAATTCAATTCACATCTCACAGAATCATCGGCATAATCCTCTTTTCTATAGCAACCCTCCAG GTGTTGGCTTTGCTTCTAAGGCCGAAAAAGAATCACAAGTACAGATCTTACTGGAACATCTACCACCATCTCCTTGGATATTCCATCACAGTACTAGGCATTATCAACATTTTCAAGGGGTTCAACATCTTACGTCCGGACGAGAAATGGAAGACAACATATATAGGAATCTTGGTGGGTTTGGCCTTTGTTGCAGCAACCATGGAAGTATATACATGGTATGTAGTGTTAAAGAGAAAGAAGTCTTCTAATCCGCGTAAAATGCATAATGAGATAAATGGAACAAATGGATACCATGGGTATGGAACACGGGCACAAGATAGAGTATGA